The Actinocorallia herbida DNA window AAGGGCGGCGCGGACATGCGCGACCGCATCACCAAGACCGCCAAGCTCGGGTACGACGTCGGCTCGGCCAACGCCTTCCAGCCCGACGGCGAGATGATCGTCACCTGCGTCAAGACCCGCCTCGCGCACGCCGGGGTGCGGCACCTGCTGCCGAAGTCCATCTACTGGCAGAAGGCCGCGGACGAGGAGATCCCCATCTCCCAGGCCGACATGATGGTCACCTGGCACAGCCTCCCCACCTCGGTCATGCAGAACCTGGTCAAGTGGAAGGTGCCGATCGAGCCGGCCGAGTCCGAGGCGTTCCTGCACTCCTGGCAGCTCACCGCGCACATGCTCGGCATCCTCGACGAGTACATCCCCGCCTCCTGGGACGAGGCCAACGCGCAGGCCGCCCAGGTCCTCACCCCGATCCTCGCGCCCACCCCCGAGGGCATCAAGCTCGCCGACACGCTCCTGGGCCTCGCGTCCTTCATCGACGGCACCGTCCTCACCAAGCCGATCCTGGCCGCCCTCACCCGGTACACCCTCGGCGAGGAGATCGCCGACTGGCTCCAGATCCGCGACACCCCCTTCTGGGACGAGGTCTTCGAGACGGCCTGGGAGCCCTTCGTGGCCGTCCGCGAAGGACTCCTGTCCCTGGAGGACGCGCCCGGCATCCTTCAGAAGTCCTACTGGGCCTTCGACGAGATCCTCCGCCTGGGCGTCCTGTTCCTGCTGTCCGGGGCCAAGTTCCCGATCAGCATCCAGATCCCCGTCATGAACAACCCGAACTACTGATCGCGCCGTGCGGCCCGGCCCTCACCCCGGGAACCAGGCCGCACCCACCGCAAGGCCCCGTCCCGACATCGGGGGTCGGGACGGCACGACGCCGAGACGAGGAGGATCCGGCCGTGGAAGGAACGGGTCTCGGCTGGGCCTTCCTGGCCGTCGCGGGAACATGCGTCTACTTCGCGTCTTTCCTTCTGTTCCAGCGAGCGGCGCGAAGGATGCCGCCTTTGCGCGGAAGCCGACCGATCCATACGACGATGTCCATGCTGAGCGACCCCGTCTGGTTCACGGGCGGGTTGCTGCTGTTCGTCGGGCTCGCCGGGCAGATCGTCACCTTCGCCATGCTGCCCTCTAACATCGCCCAGCCCCTGCTCGGGTTCAGCCTGCTGCTCCTGCTGGCCTACGCCGCGGTCGTCCTGCGGGAGCGCCTCAGCCGGCGCGAGTGGACCATGGCCGCGCTCGCCGTGCTCGCGGTGGTCCTGCTCGGTCTGTCGGGCCGCTCGTCCGCCGCCGACCTGAACACCACCGACGCGTGGTTCCCCGCGCCGCTGATCCTCGTCATCGTCCCGCCCGCCGCCATCGCCGGTCTCGTCTGGCTCGTGGGCGACCGGAAGGCCGGCGGGCGGCACGGCAGGCCGCTCGCGGGCGTGGCCTACGGGCTCAGCGCGGGGTTCTGCGCGGGCATCGCCGAGGCCGGCGCCCGCGGGATCGCCGCGATCTGGTCGGTCGAACGCTCCGTCGCCGGCGTGGTGTCCTCGCCCTACCCGCTCCTGATCCTGGGCATGGCCGGGGTCACCCTCATCCAGCTCCAGGTCGCCCTCCAGCGGTGCAGGCTCATCGTCGTCGCCGTGCTCATCGCCGTCAGCGGCCGCACCGCTGTCGTGCTCTCGAGCACGGTGCTCTACGACGAGACGTGGCCCTCCGACACGGGCGGGACCTCCCTGCGCTGGACCGGTTTCGCCCTCGCCGTCCTCGCGGTCCTCGCCTTCCCCCGGCACGAGCAGAACGGGACGGCGCTCGCGGCCCGGCGCGGCGCCGCCCGAAAGAAGATCCTGACCCCCGCGGTGCGGGCGCGGCTCGCCGCCCTCCTCACCGAAGACCCCCCGACCGCCTTCCCCGGCGACACCGTTCCCCCGGCCGCCCGGGACGGCTCGGGCCCGGAACCCCGGTTCCGGCCCGAGCCCCCCGGCCCTCCTGCCCACCGCACCCGACGGACCGAGGGCACCCAGCCGTCGCTCCCCATCCGTTCACGGAAGGACCTGCCATGACGGCCGTGCGGATTCCGGTCCGAGTGCGCGGGTGCGGGCGTGCGCGCCGCACACGAGGTCGGCCACCGGGCCCGGGTCACCAGGGCGCTGCGGATGCGCCTTCCCACCGGCACCTCGGCGACCATCGCCAAGCCCGAGAGCCCCTGCACCCGCAGGACGTCCGGCGGCCGCCCGGCGGGCCGTCGGGGCAACGTGGGCTAAAGGTCTGGGCAAGGCGGCCCCACGAACACTGTCGGTTCGGCGGACATACCCGCACAATCGGGATATAAGGTACGGCGTTCGCCGGGGACGGGTCGCCCGGCTCGACACCGTCCCGTCCCTACAGCCCCTCGCCACCGCAGGACCGAGCCGACCGAACGAGGGGCTTCGCCATGAACGAGATCACGGTCGTCCACCAGGAGGACGACGCCTACGCCATCTTCATCCGCGACCACGTCCTGCACGTCGACCAGCCGCGCGCGGGCGGGTACGACTCGGGGCCCACGCCGCTCGAACTCTTCGCCGCGTCGCTCGCCGCCTGCGTCGCCTACTACGCCCGCCACCACCTGAAGGACCACAGTCTCCCCCACACCGGGCTCGAGGTGGGCACCCACTTCACCCTGCTCGCGGGCGAGCCGCTCCGCGTCGGATCGATCTCCCTCGACGTCCGCCTCCCCTGGTCGCTCAGGCCGAGCGACCAGGAGGACCTGCTCAAGGCCATCGATCCCTGCCCGATCCTCGCCTCCCTGGACGTCGCCCCCAAGGTCACCGCGACCGTCACCTGCTCCCCCACCGACCGCGCCGCGGAACCGGCCCGCACCCCCCAGTCCCTGCACTGACCCGGCGGACCCGGGCCGGGCCCGTCGGCTCAGATCAGAAGGGGAAGTAGGCCGGGAAGCCGGGGCGATAGACGTCGTTGAGGACGAGCAGGAGATGGCGCCCCGCGTTGCGGAGGTACTCGTCGGAGGAGAAGGCGGCGCTGGTGATCGCGGGGAGCGCCGGACGGGCGGCGGAGCCGAGGTGGGTGAGGGCGTTGAGCTCCTGGAGGCGGACCCCGGCGTTCGGGTGGTGGTCCAGGGTGTCCGTCAGGAAGGGCACGGCGTGTTCGGCGCGCCCCAGGCGAGCCAGGACTTCGGCCAGGACGACGCCCACGTGAGGTGAGGTGTCGGTCTCCAGGTGCCCGGCCAGGGACTCCGCGGCGGGGGCCGCCTCGGCGTCGAGCATCAGCAGGCCGGGTAGCGGACGACCTCGTTGGCGTCGTCCAGGTCGGCCACGAGCCGGGGCGGCTCGACCGGGTCGCGCCGGATGGCGGTGGCGGCGACGGCCAGGACCCGGGGCAGGGGGTAGACGCCGGGGGCGCGGCTCTGGTCGTGGCCCTCGGTGGGAGAGCCCTCGGGGATGAAGCCGTTGTCGCCGACGTCGAGAGGTGGGCGTCGAGGACGGCGCGGTGGCCGGGGTCGGCGGCGAGGTCGCGCACCTCATCCGGATCGGTGCGCAGGTCGTAGATTCCGGCCCCTCAAGTCGCCGATGCGCGGGTCGATGAGCTCAGATGAGCCGCGGCGGCAACAGGTGTCGAGGACCGCCGCATCGGAGGGAAGCGGGGGCGATCGAGCCGTTGGAGTCGACCGCCCCCGTCATGGCCCGGGGGCGTCAGGGGACGAGGGTGTTCTTGCCGATCGTGGTGCGGGATTCGATGGCGGTGTGGGCGGCGGCGGCCTCGGTGAGGGGGCGGGTCGAGCCGATGAGGGGCTTGAGGGTGCCGGTGGCGGCCAGGGCGAAGGCGCGGTCGCGGAGCGGGGCGAGGCGTTCGGGGGGCATGAGGGCGGTGGCGAAGCCGAGGACGGACAGGGCGCGGAGGTAGACGGTCTCGGTGTCGATCGCGTGCGGCAGGCCGCTGAGGTCGCCGTAGACGACCATGCGCCCCACGGAGGGCTGGAGGAGGCCGAGTGCGGTGCGGGTGACGGGGCCGCCGATGGATTCCAGGACCGCGTGGACCGGGCCGACGCCGGCGGCCCATTCGGGGTCGGTGAGGTCGGCGATCGCGTCGGCGCCGAGGTCGCGGGCGACGGCCGCCTTGGCCTCGCCGTGGACCGCGGCGATCACCTCGGCCCCGGCGTGCTTGGCGAGCTGGACGAGCAGGCTGCCGACGCCGCCGGTGGCCGCCTCGACCAGGACGCGTTCGCCGGGCGCGACGCCGGCCTTGTCCAGGACGCCGACGGCGGTCGTGCCCTGACCGAGGAGTGCGAGGGCGTGGTGGGCGTCGACGCCGTCGGGCAGGGGGACGACGGCGGCCTCGGGGACCGTCAGCAGGTCCGCGTAGGCGCCGCCGGCGGGCGAGACGACCATGACCCGCGTGCCGATCAGGGCGGTGGCGGCCCCGGCGTCGACGACCGTGCCGACCGCCTCGTGGCCGGGGTTGTACGGCAGGGGCAGGCCGGGGGCCCAGGCGCGCAGGGCGCCGGAGCGCAGCTGGAGGTCGGCGAAGCCGATGCCCGCGGCCTCGACCCGGATCAGCAGCTCTCCGGCGGCGGGCACCGGGTCGGGGACCTCGTCCACCCGGAGGGTGTCGGGGCCGCCGTATTGGTGGAAGCGGACGGTGCGCATTAGAGTCTCCCAGATAGTGGACCGCTGGTCCGGTTAAGCATACGGACCGATGGTCCGGTTATGTCAAGGGAGTGATCGGCATGCGTGCGGACGCCGAACGGAACCGGCGCGCGATCCTGTCCGCCGCCTACCGGCTGATCGTGGAGAACGGCGCGGACCAGGTGTCCATGAACGACATCGCGGCGGAGGCCGGCGTGGGCAAGGGCACGCTCTTCCGGCGGTTCACCGACCGGGAGGGACTGATCGCGGCGGTGTTCGAGCAGCTCACCCAGGACTGGGCGCCGGGCGCACTGGCCCGGCTGGACGACCGGAGCGTCCCGCCCGTGCCGAGAATCCTCCGGTTCGTCGCCGAGCTCTACGACCGGATGACGGTGCCGGGACGGCCGCTCCTGCGCGCGATGTCCGGGGGTCCCGGGGCCGAGCGGATCAGGCACTATGTGATCTGGCAGCGCCATATGGCCGAGGTGGTCGCGGAGGCCCGGCCCGACCTCCGGGCGGAGGACGCCGAGTTCGTGGCGCACTCCATCCTCAACCTCCCCCGCGGCCAGTTCGTCGACCTGCTCGTCGAGACCCAGGGCAGGTCACCGGAGGAGATCCGGGAGGGCATCATCCGCGTCGCCCACCTGACGCTCACGGGCGCGCCCCTGCCGGACGACGCCGAAGCCTAGAACCCCTCCGGCCCGTCCTCGTCCGGCTCGCGGGAGGGTGGTCGTGCGCGCGCCAGCGCGGTGGACGTCGAGGTCAGGAGGAACGTGGCGTTCTGCGGGTCGGTGAGCGACACACCGAGTCCGTAGAGCGGGTCGGTGTAGGTGGCGATGCGATGCGCGCCCAGCTCCTCCGCGCGCCGCGCCGCGGCCTCCACATCGGGCACGCAGAAGTGCACGAGCCAGGTCGCGAGCGCCTCGTCGGGGACCTCGGGGGTGATCGGCAGCATGGAGGCCACCGGGCGCCCCTCGGTGATCCACCGGACGCGCAGCCCCTGCCTGGCCCTCCCCCAGCCGAACACCCGCGGATAGAAAGACTCGGCGGCCTCCATGTCGCGGGTGAACAGCTCGGTCCACGCCCAGGTGCGGTCCTCCGCGACGACCTCGGCGCCCGCCTTGCTCCGCGGCTGCCAGCCCATGAAGTGCACGCCCTCGGGATCGAGGTAACCGCCGAGCACCCCGTAGTCCTCCAGTTCGGTCGGCTCCATGACGACCCGGCCGCCCGCCTCCTCCACCAGAAGGGTCAGCGCCCGGATGTCCTCGACCGTGAAGTACACCGTCCAGCCCGCGGCCCCGCTCGAGGCGGGCTCCGGCCAGACCCCCGCCACCGCGGCGCCGTCGAGCGTGAACCGCAGGTAGCCCTCCCGCAGCGGAACGATCTCCCACCCGAAGAGTTCCCCGTAGAACCGCACCGCCTCCCCGAGGTCCTGGGCGGTCAGCTCCGCCCAGCAGGGTGCTCCCGGCGGATACCGGTCTCGTCGCGGCATACCTTCATCGTCACCGCCCCCGCACCACCCCGAACACCACCGAACCAGACCTTTGCCACCCCTAGCCAACCTCTCGCCCGGCCCGCGGCCCCGCGACGCGGACGGCTGCGGGCTTCGGCGGCGGTTGCGGGGCTCACGAGTGGCTTCGGGACGGTTCCGGCTCGTGCTGAGACGGGTGGTTCCTTCGGGGAAGCAGGAGCGGGGTGGTCAGGATGAGCAGTCCCGCAACCGTGAGAACGGTGCGCGGGCCGGTGGCGGCGGCGAGCAGCCCGGACAGCGCGGTGAGGACGGCGATGGCCGCCTGCTGGCCGATCGACCAGGCCGTCAGGGTGCGGGCGAGGAGATGCTTCGGGGTCTGTTCGAGCCGGTAGGTGGCGAGCACCGGGGTGAACAGGCTCATGTTGATGATGATCGCCAGCTCGACGGCCATCACGGTGACGAGGCCGACCACGCCGGGGCCGACGAAGGCCAGGCCGATCAGCCAGACGGCCCTCAGGGTGCCGACGACCCGGAACACCCGGTCCCTGCCGTGGCGGACCACGACCCGCCGGGCCAGCCGGGACCCGATGAGCCCGCCCAGGCAGGGGGCGGCGAAGGCGAGGCCGTACTGCCACGGGGCGAAGTCGAGTTCGCGCAGCAGGAGCACGGCCAGTACGGGCTCGGTCGCCATGATCAGGCCGGAGACGAGCATGTTGTTGAGGTAGAGCGCCCGCAGCCCGGGATGCCCCATGATGTGGCGCCAGCCGTCGAGCACCCCACCGGACCCGACCGTCTTGGCACCGGCCGGTCGCGGCGCCTCCTCCCCGCCGCCGATCGCGGTGACGGCCAGCGCGGAGAACAGGTAGCTGAAGGCGTCGGCCGCCACGGTGACGACCGGTCCGAACAGGCCGATCGCCGCCCCGCCCAGCGGCGGCCCGACCGCGATGGAGCTCCAGTTCGTGGATTCGAACCGCGCGTTGGCCACGAGCAGGTCATCCGGCCGTACGAGGGACTTGAGGTAGGCCCCGCCGGCCGCCCCGAACGCGATCTTGGCCGCGGCGACCACGATCGAGACCACGAGCAGCTGGACGAACCCGAGCCGTCCGAAGGCGTAGGCGACCGGGATCGTCGCCATGGCCGCGAACCGGGCCAGATCCATCATGATCATGACCGGGCGCTTGCGCCGGAACTCCACCCACGGCGCGAGCGGCACCGCGACCAGCGCACCCACCGCGGGCCCTACCGCGGACAGCGCGGACACCTCGGCGGGACCGGCGTGCAGCACCAGTACGGCGATCAGGGGCAGCGCCCCGAACCCCAGCCCGGTCCCGTACGCGCTCACCGCGTACGCCGTCCACAACCAGCCGAACCGCCGGCCCAACCGTCTTCTGCCCGCCATGCTCAGCGCACCCCTCGAAACCTCATGTGAACAACCTGACGTTGACCATTGAGAGCTAAGCGGGCGCGGCATTACTGGTCAAACAACCAATCTGCCGGTCATGCACAACCATCGGTTGTTCACTAGGGTGGGTCGGCGTGGATATCGAAGCGGTACGCACCTTCGTCGCCGTCGCGGAAGCCGGGCTGTTCCAGGAGGCCGCCGCGGAGCTCTCGGTCAGCCAGCAGGCCGTCTCCAAGCGCGTCGCCGTGCTGGAGCGCGCCCTCGGCGTGCGGTTGTTCACGCGCACCCCGCGCGGCGCCGAGCTCACCATCGACGGGCAGGCGTTCCTGCCCCACGCGCGCGAGCTGCTGCGCGCCGCGGAGCGCGCGGAGGCGTCCGTGCGTCCCGGCCGCCGTCCCCTGCGCGTCGATGTGCTCTCCTCGCGCAGCGCCCAGTCGGGCCTGATGCGCGGTTTCCATCGCGCGCACCCCGAGATCGACCTCGACGTGCTGATGCTGTTCGACCTCGAGGTGGCCGTCGCCGCCCTCCGCTCCGGTGCGATCGACGCGTCCTTCCGCGCCGTCGGCGTGCCCGGCCGGCCCCTTCCCGAGGAC harbors:
- a CDS encoding oxygenase MpaB family protein — its product is MVERSRRDVLVAGGALGAVGALASAMPAWSWSPAGSVVGEGAGLDPKYVWDADADPVVAGIIERGETDAVNKLLKKWTKNGQALPAGLPADLVAFIEKARRLPAWTDQAKLEKAVDFNEKRGLYLGVSYGFVSGMMSTVIPREARAVYYSKGGADMRDRITKTAKLGYDVGSANAFQPDGEMIVTCVKTRLAHAGVRHLLPKSIYWQKAADEEIPISQADMMVTWHSLPTSVMQNLVKWKVPIEPAESEAFLHSWQLTAHMLGILDEYIPASWDEANAQAAQVLTPILAPTPEGIKLADTLLGLASFIDGTVLTKPILAALTRYTLGEEIADWLQIRDTPFWDEVFETAWEPFVAVREGLLSLEDAPGILQKSYWAFDEILRLGVLFLLSGAKFPISIQIPVMNNPNY
- a CDS encoding DMT family transporter, giving the protein MEGTGLGWAFLAVAGTCVYFASFLLFQRAARRMPPLRGSRPIHTTMSMLSDPVWFTGGLLLFVGLAGQIVTFAMLPSNIAQPLLGFSLLLLLAYAAVVLRERLSRREWTMAALAVLAVVLLGLSGRSSAADLNTTDAWFPAPLILVIVPPAAIAGLVWLVGDRKAGGRHGRPLAGVAYGLSAGFCAGIAEAGARGIAAIWSVERSVAGVVSSPYPLLILGMAGVTLIQLQVALQRCRLIVVAVLIAVSGRTAVVLSSTVLYDETWPSDTGGTSLRWTGFALAVLAVLAFPRHEQNGTALAARRGAARKKILTPAVRARLAALLTEDPPTAFPGDTVPPAARDGSGPEPRFRPEPPGPPAHRTRRTEGTQPSLPIRSRKDLP
- a CDS encoding OsmC family protein; amino-acid sequence: MNEITVVHQEDDAYAIFIRDHVLHVDQPRAGGYDSGPTPLELFAASLAACVAYYARHHLKDHSLPHTGLEVGTHFTLLAGEPLRVGSISLDVRLPWSLRPSDQEDLLKAIDPCPILASLDVAPKVTATVTCSPTDRAAEPARTPQSLH
- a CDS encoding quinone oxidoreductase family protein; the protein is MRTVRFHQYGGPDTLRVDEVPDPVPAAGELLIRVEAAGIGFADLQLRSGALRAWAPGLPLPYNPGHEAVGTVVDAGAATALIGTRVMVVSPAGGAYADLLTVPEAAVVPLPDGVDAHHALALLGQGTTAVGVLDKAGVAPGERVLVEAATGGVGSLLVQLAKHAGAEVIAAVHGEAKAAVARDLGADAIADLTDPEWAAGVGPVHAVLESIGGPVTRTALGLLQPSVGRMVVYGDLSGLPHAIDTETVYLRALSVLGFATALMPPERLAPLRDRAFALAATGTLKPLIGSTRPLTEAAAAHTAIESRTTIGKNTLVP
- a CDS encoding TetR/AcrR family transcriptional regulator, producing the protein MRADAERNRRAILSAAYRLIVENGADQVSMNDIAAEAGVGKGTLFRRFTDREGLIAAVFEQLTQDWAPGALARLDDRSVPPVPRILRFVAELYDRMTVPGRPLLRAMSGGPGAERIRHYVIWQRHMAEVVAEARPDLRAEDAEFVAHSILNLPRGQFVDLLVETQGRSPEEIREGIIRVAHLTLTGAPLPDDAEA
- a CDS encoding VOC family protein, whose translation is MPRRDRYPPGAPCWAELTAQDLGEAVRFYGELFGWEIVPLREGYLRFTLDGAAVAGVWPEPASSGAAGWTVYFTVEDIRALTLLVEEAGGRVVMEPTELEDYGVLGGYLDPEGVHFMGWQPRSKAGAEVVAEDRTWAWTELFTRDMEAAESFYPRVFGWGRARQGLRVRWITEGRPVASMLPITPEVPDEALATWLVHFCVPDVEAAARRAEELGAHRIATYTDPLYGLGVSLTDPQNATFLLTSTSTALARARPPSREPDEDGPEGF
- a CDS encoding MFS transporter — its product is MAGRRRLGRRFGWLWTAYAVSAYGTGLGFGALPLIAVLVLHAGPAEVSALSAVGPAVGALVAVPLAPWVEFRRKRPVMIMMDLARFAAMATIPVAYAFGRLGFVQLLVVSIVVAAAKIAFGAAGGAYLKSLVRPDDLLVANARFESTNWSSIAVGPPLGGAAIGLFGPVVTVAADAFSYLFSALAVTAIGGGEEAPRPAGAKTVGSGGVLDGWRHIMGHPGLRALYLNNMLVSGLIMATEPVLAVLLLRELDFAPWQYGLAFAAPCLGGLIGSRLARRVVVRHGRDRVFRVVGTLRAVWLIGLAFVGPGVVGLVTVMAVELAIIINMSLFTPVLATYRLEQTPKHLLARTLTAWSIGQQAAIAVLTALSGLLAAATGPRTVLTVAGLLILTTPLLLPRRNHPSQHEPEPSRSHS